A stretch of the Flavobacterium aquiphilum genome encodes the following:
- a CDS encoding efflux RND transporter periplasmic adaptor subunit: MNTLKKIKILFFVLVLPPFFFSCKKEVAPEAKPLEISVVKVLQQDVRLESEFTGQTFGQSDIEINPRVDGVIESLNFKEGSLVTKGQLLYTIDPLPFQEKVHESEANLAEMQARLAKTKSDYDMMVPLAKMNAVSQRELIAAKSAYSAATASIKAATANLENSKIELGYCRVVAPISGLIGISKVRVGDYVRPGAASVLNTVSDLGDVRVRFTISEQEYLRIFREITKKDSNLKGEGKSISLILSDGSEYSEKGKISFADRQIDPSTGAVTLEAAFANPDRLIRPGQFVKVHVVTDVRKSALVIPKRSVIEMQGFYQVYVLGNDNKVDIKMIQIGPSYKDSYIVTDGLTANDKVALGGTSLLKSGNVVTPKITDWTPGKAEN; encoded by the coding sequence ATGAATACGTTGAAAAAGATTAAAATATTATTTTTCGTTTTAGTCCTCCCCCCATTTTTTTTCTCTTGTAAGAAGGAAGTAGCACCGGAAGCCAAGCCATTGGAGATTTCGGTAGTAAAAGTCCTCCAGCAGGATGTACGTCTTGAATCGGAATTTACCGGACAGACTTTTGGACAGTCGGATATTGAGATTAACCCTAGGGTTGACGGGGTTATCGAAAGCCTCAATTTCAAGGAAGGTAGTTTGGTAACCAAAGGACAATTATTATATACGATTGATCCGTTGCCGTTTCAGGAAAAAGTACATGAATCGGAGGCAAATTTGGCAGAAATGCAGGCTAGATTAGCCAAAACCAAATCAGATTACGACATGATGGTGCCATTGGCTAAGATGAATGCTGTCAGCCAGAGAGAATTAATTGCAGCAAAATCGGCGTACAGCGCAGCTACCGCTTCCATAAAGGCGGCTACTGCCAATTTAGAAAATTCAAAAATAGAATTAGGTTATTGCAGAGTTGTTGCCCCAATTTCGGGATTGATCGGAATATCAAAAGTTAGGGTAGGGGATTATGTTCGTCCAGGTGCTGCTTCTGTTTTAAATACAGTTTCGGATTTAGGCGATGTTAGGGTTCGTTTTACAATAAGTGAACAGGAGTATCTTCGTATTTTCAGGGAAATAACCAAGAAAGATTCTAACCTAAAAGGCGAGGGAAAATCAATTTCCTTGATATTGTCTGACGGATCTGAATATTCGGAAAAAGGGAAAATCAGTTTTGCAGACAGACAAATAGATCCTTCAACAGGTGCCGTGACTTTGGAGGCCGCATTTGCCAATCCTGACCGATTAATCAGACCGGGACAATTTGTGAAGGTTCATGTTGTAACCGATGTACGTAAATCTGCATTGGTTATCCCAAAACGTTCGGTTATCGAAATGCAAGGGTTTTATCAGGTTTATGTCTTAGGCAATGACAATAAAGTAGATATTAAAATGATACAAATTGGTCCGTCATACAAAGATTCTTATATAGTTACTGATGGATTAACAGCTAATGATAAAGTGGCTCTTGGTGGAACTTCCCTGTTGAAAAGCGGAAATGTAGTAACTCCAAAAATTACCGATTGGACCCCAGGAAAAGCAGAAAATTAA
- a CDS encoding efflux RND transporter permease subunit — MGEFFVRRPIVAMVISIIIVILGLLALQKTPVSQYPDINPPVVKITTSFTGANALNVEQAVATPIEQKVNGVEQMLYIKSTNTSDGACTIEVTFDVGTNLDNANMLTQNRQAQSAPFMPSSVKQQGVVVKKSLSFPMMLFTLTSTNPKYDSKFLNNYANINIVDQLARIKGVGEVSLFGGSDYSMRVWLKADMMSKLGITVDDVKNALNAQNMISPGGKFGAEPTPPGTDFTYGVTLQDRLVTEKEFGNIVVKSKSDGAQVLLSDIARIELGTENYSSNARRNGNATAAITVFQMPGSNALEVATLAKEAMKKMSEKFPKDVVYQESLDTTLAITAGVNDIVHTLFEAVILVILVVFIFLQNWRATLIPLITVPVSLIGTIAVFPMLGFSINTLSLLGLVLAIGIVVDDAIVVVEAVIHHIEHGKSPKDATIQAMKEVSGPVIAIALILIAVFVPVAMTPGITGRFYQQFAITIAVSVAFSAFSALSLSPALCAMILKPTKPVDQQTGWLAKFFAGFNRIFEKVTEKYLGGATFFAKKALRIVALLAVIIVAIVFLGKKIPLGFIPEEDQGYILINIALPPASSLQRTDEVSKKVDSFLKEEKAILSYTTINGFSMLTNSYQPNNAFIFISLKPWEERAETAKQLVDRLNKKLSTQITNATAFAFGPPAIQGLGASAGFSLMLQDRGGNPPQYLAQQTQAFIAAAQKRPEIKRIYTTFNAGTPQIKLDIDNQKAMKLGVPVSKVTEVLGAFLGGTYVNDFNRFGRQYKVYLQGEAVDRLSPENLNNIYVRNNEGSMLPVSTLVTATKVAGPDFTNRLNLFRSAEIGGSPNDGYSSAQALAALEEVAKETLPADMSYDYINLSYQEKHSPGGGTVFFMALVFVFLILAAQYESWKLPFSVLLGAPFAVFGAFLGLALARFGSDAYVNNVFAQIGLVLLIGLVAKNAILIVEFAKEEYEKGKPLYESAMVAAKLRFRPILMTAFAFILGVVPLLTATGAGSQARIVMGMAVFAGMLIATVLGVLIVPGLFVMIENIGKKKDEVVATESITDSKTTDHEE; from the coding sequence ATGGGAGAATTTTTCGTTAGAAGACCAATTGTGGCTATGGTAATCAGTATCATCATTGTGATACTTGGGTTACTAGCACTACAAAAAACACCAGTATCTCAGTATCCGGATATCAATCCGCCGGTTGTAAAAATTACTACCTCATTTACAGGAGCTAATGCTTTAAACGTTGAGCAAGCTGTTGCCACTCCAATTGAGCAAAAGGTTAACGGTGTTGAGCAAATGCTTTACATAAAATCTACAAATACATCTGATGGGGCTTGTACAATTGAAGTGACTTTTGATGTAGGAACCAATTTGGATAACGCCAACATGCTTACCCAAAACCGTCAGGCGCAGTCGGCTCCGTTTATGCCTTCGAGTGTAAAACAACAAGGTGTGGTGGTTAAAAAATCATTATCGTTCCCGATGATGTTGTTTACGCTGACTTCCACAAATCCTAAATACGATTCGAAATTCCTGAATAACTACGCCAACATCAACATTGTGGATCAATTGGCACGTATTAAAGGGGTTGGAGAGGTTTCTCTTTTCGGGGGAAGTGATTATTCCATGAGGGTTTGGCTGAAAGCCGATATGATGAGCAAACTTGGTATTACTGTTGATGATGTAAAAAATGCCTTGAATGCACAAAACATGATTAGTCCCGGAGGGAAATTTGGCGCTGAGCCTACTCCACCAGGAACCGATTTTACTTATGGAGTTACGCTTCAAGACCGTTTGGTTACCGAAAAAGAGTTTGGTAACATTGTGGTTAAAAGTAAGTCAGATGGTGCACAAGTATTGTTAAGCGACATCGCCAGAATCGAATTAGGGACTGAGAATTATAGTTCAAATGCCCGTAGAAACGGTAATGCTACAGCAGCAATTACAGTATTCCAAATGCCGGGAAGTAACGCTTTGGAAGTGGCCACTCTTGCCAAAGAGGCTATGAAAAAAATGTCCGAAAAGTTTCCAAAGGATGTTGTTTATCAGGAATCATTGGATACAACGCTTGCAATTACAGCGGGTGTTAATGATATCGTTCACACGCTTTTTGAAGCGGTTATATTGGTAATCTTGGTGGTATTTATTTTCCTCCAAAATTGGCGTGCGACTTTGATTCCATTGATTACGGTGCCAGTATCCTTAATCGGAACCATTGCGGTTTTTCCAATGTTGGGCTTTTCGATAAATACTCTGTCTTTATTGGGATTGGTACTTGCAATTGGTATTGTTGTGGATGACGCGATTGTGGTGGTAGAAGCCGTAATACATCATATTGAGCATGGTAAATCTCCAAAAGATGCAACTATTCAGGCGATGAAGGAAGTTTCGGGACCGGTAATTGCCATTGCGCTTATTTTGATTGCGGTGTTTGTTCCTGTTGCGATGACACCGGGTATCACGGGTCGTTTTTATCAACAATTTGCGATAACCATTGCGGTCTCGGTGGCGTTTTCGGCATTTAGTGCTTTGTCTTTGAGTCCTGCGCTCTGTGCGATGATATTAAAGCCTACAAAACCTGTCGATCAGCAAACAGGATGGTTAGCCAAGTTTTTTGCGGGTTTCAACAGAATTTTCGAAAAAGTAACAGAAAAGTATTTAGGAGGAGCTACATTTTTTGCCAAAAAAGCATTGCGTATTGTTGCTTTATTGGCTGTAATTATTGTCGCAATTGTTTTCTTAGGCAAGAAAATCCCATTAGGTTTTATACCTGAAGAAGACCAAGGTTATATATTGATTAATATTGCTTTACCTCCTGCGTCATCCCTTCAGCGAACAGATGAGGTTTCGAAGAAAGTGGATAGTTTCTTGAAAGAAGAGAAAGCGATACTATCTTATACGACGATTAACGGATTTAGTATGCTTACCAACTCGTATCAGCCTAATAACGCGTTTATTTTCATCTCTTTAAAACCATGGGAAGAAAGAGCAGAAACGGCAAAACAATTAGTAGATCGGTTAAACAAAAAATTATCTACTCAAATTACAAACGCAACTGCTTTTGCCTTTGGACCTCCAGCGATTCAGGGTTTGGGTGCTTCTGCCGGATTTAGTTTGATGTTACAGGATCGTGGAGGTAATCCACCACAATATCTTGCACAACAAACTCAGGCGTTTATTGCAGCAGCTCAGAAACGTCCAGAGATTAAAAGGATTTATACGACTTTCAACGCCGGTACTCCTCAAATAAAATTGGATATAGACAATCAAAAAGCGATGAAATTGGGCGTTCCTGTTTCAAAAGTTACCGAAGTATTAGGCGCTTTTTTGGGAGGTACTTATGTGAATGACTTCAACCGTTTTGGACGTCAGTACAAAGTGTATTTGCAAGGAGAAGCGGTGGACAGATTAAGCCCTGAAAATCTGAACAATATTTATGTAAGGAATAACGAAGGTAGCATGCTTCCTGTATCAACCCTTGTAACTGCTACAAAAGTGGCAGGACCGGATTTTACAAACCGTTTGAATTTGTTTAGATCGGCTGAGATTGGCGGAAGCCCTAACGACGGTTACAGTAGTGCGCAAGCCTTGGCTGCTTTGGAAGAAGTTGCCAAAGAAACCCTTCCTGCCGATATGAGTTACGATTATATCAACCTTTCCTATCAGGAGAAACATTCTCCGGGTGGGGGAACTGTGTTTTTCATGGCATTGGTATTTGTGTTTTTAATTCTTGCTGCACAATACGAAAGTTGGAAACTACCTTTTAGTGTATTGCTTGGAGCACCTTTTGCCGTATTTGGGGCATTTTTAGGACTCGCTTTGGCAAGATTTGGAAGTGATGCTTATGTAAACAACGTGTTTGCACAAATTGGATTGGTACTGTTAATCGGATTGGTAGCCAAGAATGCGATTCTTATCGTAGAGTTTGCCAAAGAAGAATATGAAAAAGGAAAGCCGCTGTACGAATCGGCGATGGTTGCGGCTAAGCTCCGTTTCCGACCTATTTTAATGACTGCTTTTGCTTTTATCCTTGGAGTGGTTCCGTTATTAACTGCTACAGGTGCAGGTTCACAAGCCCGTATTGTAATGGGTATGGCTGTGTTTGCAGGTATGTTGATTGCTACAGTGCTTGGAGTATTAATTGTACCAGGTTTATTTGTTATGATTGAAAATATCGGAAAAAAGAAAGATGAGGTTGTAGCAACTGAAAGTATTACGGACTCAAAAACTACAGATCATGAAGAATAA